A region from the Triticum aestivum cultivar Chinese Spring chromosome 3D, IWGSC CS RefSeq v2.1, whole genome shotgun sequence genome encodes:
- the LOC123080584 gene encoding uncharacterized protein: MASGGSGGTDGRGGAWPTSLGTPDTDELIRLGLMVLPGCRLPHIFHITADGYPTRGPGATPEELRGHEGGRWNIAGRTRFWTGKDFWKVVAQARRDSETGGPSSAPRRPHRHPPAAMPSPSSSGRPVPTLAGPAAPPAVEIPPEQFALREDGDPNDCPGYLIALWASQTEAAAAAEAREAAELQAALDAAAAMAAAAEAAELQAALDMAAATGAVQAPAQAAPVEDDAVDWDDAGKSSNDDDGDGGAGEIVDLAASDDDE, translated from the coding sequence ATGGCGTCCGGCGGCAGCGGTGGCACGGACGGCCGTGGCGGCGCGTGGCCGACGAGCCTGGGCACGCCGGACACGGACGAGCTCATCCGGCTCGGGCTGATGGTGCTGCCGGGCTGCCGTCTGCCGCACATCTTCCACATCACCGCCGACGGGTACCCGACAAGGGGGCCCGGCGCGACGCCGGAAGAGCTCCGCGGGCACGAGGGCGGCCGCTGGAATATTGCCGGTCGTACAAGATTTTGGACGGGCAAGGACTTCTGGAAGGTCGTTGCCCAGGCTCGTCGGGATTCGGAGACGGGCGGCCCGTCGTCTGCCCCGCGCCGGCCCCACCGTCACCCTCCGGCGGCCATGCCGTCCCCAAGCTCCTCCGGCCGTCCGGTGCCCACGCTCGCCGGGCCCGCCGCACCTCCCGCCGTCGAGATCCCGCCGGAGCAGTTCGCGCTGCGCGAGGACGGCGACCCGAACGACTGCCCTGGCTACCTCATCGCCCTATGGGCGTCGCAGACAGAAGCGGCGGCCGCGGCAGAGGCCAGAGAGGCCGCCGAGCTGCAGGCGGCACTGGACGCCgcggcggctatggcggcggctgCAGAGGCCGCTGAGCTGCAGGCGGCACTGGATATGGCGGCGGCTACGGGTGCGGTGCAGGCACCGGCGCAGGCGGCTCCGGTGGAGGACGACGCCGTCGACTGGGACGACGCCGGGAAGAGCAGCAACgatgacgacggtgacggcggTGCGGGCGAGATCGTGGACCTCGCCGCGTCCGACGACGACGAGTAG